In Trifolium pratense cultivar HEN17-A07 linkage group LG7, ARS_RC_1.1, whole genome shotgun sequence, a genomic segment contains:
- the LOC123898630 gene encoding protein MODIFIER OF SNC1 1, with protein MTSSMLGGERRWTSSTRRGGMTVLGKVAVPKPINLPSQRLENHGLDPNVEIVPKGTLGWGSKSSSPASNAWGGSSLSPPNANAGASSPSHLSARPSSGGSGTRPSTSGSDRASEVTTSAWGSSSRPSSASGPPTSNQSSQTSLRPRSAETRPGSSQLSRFAENVAENSVAWSGSRTTVTLGITQRKNDDFSLSTGDFPTLGSEKDKSVHDVELQDHGSHIRPGSSSGLGKEKNETSTVDDCHANAKGEIVNSWRRDYQAFNEDCMRPGIEKWHGNLQPYPNAVIPPQHFDVWRGSPVNNHRDIWFRGPPNGPPFGTHVAPGGFPIEPFPFYRPQFPPTGHANPPQVPPPGSGPRGQHNNGEIYRPHMPDAYIPPGMPLRPGFFPGPMAYEGYYGPPMGYCNSNERDVPFMGMAAGASVYNRNPSQNPPEPGNSHGRSGGHDPAAKSLASEPVESSHTPDTVGPYRVLLKQHNKWDGKNEPTKDSLTTNTSFVNARDQPTMSVQENDHIRNTEMDLRRTSAHGKEASSQTLGNQGSSLVNNAKSLENTESFNKFDNIAARKRDGVASNTLETSPRLPTPKDSSLIQKIEGLNAKARDSSSTKSKEERRNKFHAGSHAENEFGAGVVFPETTVATEVKNPTARGVSAFGGENSFESSSLGGTATSRHISHGMQGRGNHRKGRLDTQDADDWRKKSGVIDSSTSSGAAQLDSSNILVGEHQISVDAYERSGSYSQVGRKGESMQTSADSHAQNAKTKELAKQRTKQLLEEEVERPKKQNPKSLVKLDEVNRRTQAVAGSTQKDYNANSALQSKQEEFQPSESATVLGKSGAAASSVMPSDNDASQISDTNIVEKQPILSGETQTPCGDATNALQIHNNVASRQKRASYKHKHSLSQEKTLNVSTASTAPEVENHTVAYVSVSSGIATAVNEVSSAFVSGVPMNSTSMVESSVNQKKKHNRNSKNKQKVEETLSSATLPSAIPKEVNLSRRSVENKSREDVELDQGSLQSSSLPKDSNQYSDQRYIENEESYGRMNSQLKSQHSRRIPRNMQANRQAEKSHGSDGLMWAPVKPSNKIEIVDESSEKSKIEAIVPAKSDQQVHNSKNKRAEMERYIPKPVAKEMAQQGSLQQTVSSVTQAPTDDCIEKADSGPQGPQITRHAISGVGKVGSVMESKNGDNRQTRAWKGKAHGSWRQRNSTESYDVYDMQDGLDHGSNSYQNLMPMERQQVQMSETSSSRGYSKHGNDTSKPDGLNNSDNHDSAVPVIKDHKAMVRERQVSFRRQKGTGVNHDVDQKKNAGDTSKTETLSSLSEHNQPDDNAVAKESMSSHWQPKFQASNNQRGNRPKKKESTHAGVSFPDGQDKESGTLITQPGSQSVTETSKGGDASNLGNLKTVRESRNAPPKGYPHSSNQVAASSSEQAPTGMDFRNQQRPSSGGRRNGNQNRYGRGHESQGDWKTAAQDDMHHHNHPANRQRQGPNFHNHYEYQTNGPHVGDNKSDNYERPKDGNYQAGGRFRERSQTHLRRGGGNFSGH; from the exons ATGACTTCAAGCATGTTGGGTGGGGAGCGAAG GTGGACCTCTTCCACCAGAAGAGGTGGTATGACTGTGTTAGGGAAAGTTGCAGTTCCAAAACCTATAAACTTACCTAGTCAGAG GTTAGAAAATCATGGTCTGGACCCAAATGTGGAGATTGTACCCAA GGGTACCCTTGGCTGGGGCAGTAAATCATCATCTCCTGCATCAAATGCATGGGGGGGTTCTTCTCTGTCTCCCCCAAATGCCAATGCTGGGGCTAGTTCGCCCAGTCATCTCAGTGCCCGTCCATCATCTGGTGGAAGTGGCACGCGACCTTCAACTTCTGGCAGTGATAGGGCTTCCGAAGTAACTACTAGTGCATGGGGGTCAAGCTCCCGGCCTTCATCAGCATCGGGGCCACCAACATCAAATCAGTCTTCACAGACATCATTGCGTCCTCGCAGTGCTGAAACAAGACCTGGTAGTTcacaattatcaagatttgcTGAAAATGTGGCTGAAAATTCAGTAGCTTGGAGTGGATCTAGAACTACAGTGACACTG GGAATTACACAACGCAAGAATGATGATTTTTCTTTGAGCACTGGAGATTTTCCGACTCTTGGTTCCGAGAAGGACAAATCTGTACATGATGTTGAGTTGCAAG ATCATGGTTCTCATATTCGGCCAGGCTCATCTTCTGGACTTGGGAAAGAGAAAAATGAGACCTCAACTGTCG ATGATTGTCATGCTAATGCGAAGGGTGAAATTGTAAATTCATGGAGAAGAGACTATCAGGCTTTCAATGAGGATTGTATGAGGCCTGGAATAGAGAAATGGCATGGGAATCTCCAGCCTTATCCTAATGCTGTTATTCCACCTCAGCACTTTGATGTTTGGCGTGGTTCTCCAGTAAATAACCATCGTGATATTTGGTTCAGAGGTCCACCTAATGGTCCTCCTTTTGGAACTCATGTTGCTCCAGGTGGCTTTCCAATTGAACCATTTCCATTTTATCGTCCACAATTTCCACCTACCGGTCATGCTAATCCACCTCAAGTTCCTCCTCCTGGAAGCGGTCCAAGAGGGCAGCATAATAATGGAGAAATCTACAGGCCTCATATGCCTGATGCTTACATTCCTCCAGGTATGCCATTGAGACCTGGTTTTTTTCCTGGCCCAATGGCCTATGAAGGCTACTATGGTCCTCCAATGGGCTATTGTAATTCAAACGAACGAGATGTCCCTTTCATGGGAATGGCAGCTGGAGCCTCTGTTTATAATAGGAACCCAAGTCAGAATCCTCCTGAGCCTGGCAATTCACATGGTAGGTCTGGTGGACATGATCCTGCAGCGAAGTCATTGGCCTCAGAACCGGTAGAATCCAGTCATACTCCTGATACTGTCGGACCCTACAGGGTTCTTCTTAAGCAACACAACAAGTGGGATGGAAAAAATGAACCAACAAAGGATTCATTAACAACAAATACATCATTTGTCAATGCGAGGGACCAACCGACAATGTCTGTCCAAGAGAATGATCATATTAGGAACACGGAGATGGATTTAAGGAGGACAAGTGCTCATGGCAAAGAAGCTTCTTCTCAAACATTGGGAAATCAAGGATCTAGTTTGGTCAATAATGCCAAATCACTTGAAAACACAGAAAGCTTTAATAAATTTGATAATATTGCGGCAAGGAAAAGGGATGGTGTAGCTTCTAATACACTAGAAACTTCCCCAAGATTGCCCACCCCTAAAGATTCCTCTCTGATTCAGAAAATTGAGGGTTTAAATGCAAAAGCCAGGGATAGTTCATCTACTAAAAGTAAAGAGGAGAGGAGGAATAAGTTTCATGCTGGTAGCCATGCAGAAAATGAATTCGGTGCTGGTGTTGTGTTTCCTGAGACAACCGTTGCCACTGAAGTTAAAAATCCAACTGCTCGTGGAGTGAGTGCTTTTGGAGGCGAAAATAGTTTTGAATCATCATCTCTCGGTGGAACAGCTACATCTAG GCATATTTCTCATGGCATGCAAGGAAGAGGCAATCATCGTAAAGGAAGACTCGATACTCAAGATGCTGATGATTGGCGAAAGAAATCTGGGGTCATAGATTCTTCAACTTCATCAGGTGCTGCACAGTTGGATTCTTCTAACATTCTTGTTGGTGAGCATCAAATATCTGTTGATGCGTATGAAAGGTCCGGGTCCTATAGCCAAGTTGGGCGTAAAGGAGAATCTATGCAAACCTCGGCTGATAGCCATGCACAG AATGCTAAAACAAAAGAGTTAGCCAAGCAACGGACTAAGCAACTGCTGGAGGAAGAGGTTGAGCGGCCTAAAAAGCAAAACCCTAAAAGTCTAGTGAAGTTAGATGAAGTAAACAGGCGCACACAAGCCGTGGCAGGGTCAACACAGAAAGATTATAATGCAAATTCTGCCCTACAGAGTAAGCAAGAAGAATTTCAACCTTCTGAATCAGCAACAGTATTGGGCAAATCTGGAGCAGCCGCTTCATCTGTAATGCCTAGTGACAATGATGCTTCTCAGATTAGCGATACCAACATAGTTGAAAAACAACCCATCTTGTCTGGTGAAACACAAACACCTTGTGGTGATGCCACTAATGCCTTACAGATTCACAACAATGTTGCGTCAAGGCAGAAAAGAGCGAGctataaacataaacatagtcttTCTCAAGAGAAGACTTTGAATGTTTCTACAGCCTCAACTGCCCCAGAAGTTGAGAATCACACAGTGGCTTATGTTAGTGTATCTTCCGGCATTGCTACTGCCGTGAATGAAGTTAGTTCAGCCTTTGTCTCTGGCGTACCCATGAATTCAACTTCTATGGTTGAGTCATCTGTAAACCAGAAAAAGAAGCATAACAGGAATAGCAAAAACAAACAGAAAGTTGAAGAGACTTTGTCCTCGGCTACATTACCATCGGCAATACCAAAAGAAGTCAATCTTTCTAGAAGATCTGTTGAAAATAAATCCAGGGAAGACGTCGAGTTAGATCAGGGCTCACTTCAGTCATCGTCCTTACCGAAAGATTCAAATCAGTATTCTGACCAAAGATATATAGAAAATGAAGAATCCTACGGTAGAATGAATAGCCAGTTGAAATCACAACATTCTCGTAGGATACCAAGAAACATGCAGGCTAATAGACAGGCTGAGAAATCCCATGGGAGTGATGGTTTGATGTGGGCACCTGTTAAACCATCAAACAAGATAGAGATTGTGGATGAATCAAGTGAGAAAAGTAAAATTGAGGCAATTGTTCCTGCAAAGAGTGATCAGCAGGTGCATAATTCGAAAAATAAGAGGGCTGAAATGGAGAGATATATTCCAAAACCTGTTGCAAAAGAAATGGCTCAGCAAGGAAGTTTACAACAAACGGTGTCCTCAGTAACTCAAGCTCCAACGGATGACTGTATTGAAAAAGCTGATTCAGGCCCTCAAGGCCCCCAGATAACTCGGCATGCTATTTCCGGTGTTGGAAAAGTGGGTTCTGTAATGGAATCTAAAAATGGAGATAACAGGCAGACCAGGGCTTGGAAGGGAAAAGCACATGGTTCATGGCGGCAAAGGAATTCAACAGAATCATATGATGTGTATGACATGCAAGATGGATTGGACCATGGTTCAAACTCCTATCAAAATCTGATGCCGATGGAGCGTCAGCAAGTGCAGATGTCTGAAACAAGCTCGTCGAGAGGATATTCTAAGCATGGTAATGACACTAGTAAACCTGATGGCTTAAACAATTCAGACAATCATGATTCAGCTGTTCCTGTTATTAAAGATCATAAAGCAATGGTCAGGGAGAGGCAGGTTTCTTTTAGACGACAGAAGGGCACAGGGGTAAATCATGATGTTGATCAAAAGAAAAATGCTGGGGACACAAGTAAAACTGAAACATTGTCATCATTGTCTGAGCACAATCAACCAGATGACAATGCTGTTGCAAAAGAAAGTATGTCATCTCATTGGCAACCCAAATTCCAGGCATCAAATAATCAGAGAGGAAACAGACCCAAGAAAAAGGAGTCTACTCATGCTGGTGTATCATTTCCAGATGGTCAAGACAAGGAGTCTGGCACTCTTATAACACAACCTGGCAGCCAATCAGTTACCGAGACGAGCAAGGGTGGAGATGCCTCAAATTTAGGGAATCTGAAGACTGTAAGAGAGAGTAGAAATGCTCCACCAAAAGGCTATCCCCACTCCTCAAATCAGGTAGCTGCTAGCTCAAGTGAGCAGGCTCCAACAGGTATGGATTTTAGGAATCAGCAACGGCCATCATCTGGAGGTCGCAGAAATGGAAACCAAAATCGTTATGGAAGGGGACATGAATCTCAGGGAGATTGGAAAACAGCTGCGCAAGATGACATGCATCATCATAACCATCCTGCTAACCGGCAAAGACAAGGTCCAAACTTTCATAATCATTATGAGTACCAAACTAATGGGCCACATGTTGGTGACAACAAATCAGACAACTATGAACGACCTAAAGATGGTAATTATCAGGCTGGGGGAAGATTTAGAGAGAGAAGTCAAACTCACTTAAGACGAGGCGGTGGAAACTTCTCTGGCCACTAG